Proteins encoded in a region of the Bradyrhizobium sp. CB3481 genome:
- a CDS encoding sulfate transporter family protein gives MLDAAVKALSQILSPPMRTILWRSIGLALVLITVLAIGLQRLLSWFADYGEGWAEAMLGPGFHTSLHVLSWIISIAAGLGVVLGGIFLMPAVTSLIASVFVDDVADHVEREHYPAERPGQALPLGIAIPEGIKTALLTILVYLVALPFVLFAGAGFLIFFIATAWLLGREYFELAAMRFRSPAEAKAMRKDNAATVFTAGLFIAAFVSIPIVNLATPVFGMAFMVHMHKRLSGPRPELIEPARKMPVA, from the coding sequence ATGTTGGACGCCGCCGTCAAGGCGCTTTCGCAGATCCTGTCGCCGCCGATGCGCACCATCCTGTGGCGCTCGATCGGGCTGGCGCTGGTGCTGATCACGGTGCTGGCGATCGGCTTGCAGCGGCTGTTGAGCTGGTTTGCCGACTATGGCGAGGGCTGGGCAGAGGCGATGCTCGGGCCGGGCTTTCACACCTCGCTCCACGTCCTTTCCTGGATCATCTCGATCGCAGCCGGGCTTGGCGTCGTGCTCGGCGGCATCTTCCTGATGCCCGCGGTCACCTCGCTGATCGCGAGCGTGTTCGTCGACGACGTCGCCGACCATGTCGAGCGCGAACATTATCCGGCAGAGCGTCCGGGCCAAGCGCTGCCGCTCGGCATCGCGATCCCCGAGGGCATCAAGACAGCGCTGCTCACCATCCTGGTCTATCTGGTCGCGCTGCCCTTCGTGCTGTTCGCCGGCGCAGGCTTTCTAATCTTCTTCATCGCCACCGCATGGCTGCTCGGCCGCGAATATTTCGAGCTCGCAGCGATGCGCTTCCGCTCACCGGCAGAGGCCAAGGCGATGCGCAAGGACAATGCGGCGACCGTCTTTACCGCAGGCCTCTTCATCGCGGCCTTCGTATCGATCCCGATCGTCAATCTGGCGACGCCGGTGTTCGGCATGGCCTTCATGGTCCACATGCACAAGCGGCTTTCCGGTCCGCGGCCGGAGCTGATCGAGCCGGCGAGGAAGATGCCGGTGGCGTGA
- a CDS encoding heavy metal translocating P-type ATPase — protein sequence MNKNENAGRNGASNSGCCGGHRHAGHDHGHHAHTTVTVRDPVCGMTVDPATSKHRFDYKGEIFHFCSAGCRTKFAADPLAYLEKDKRPKPAVPEGTIYTCPMHPEIRQVGPGSCPICGMALEPEVASLDAPPNPELADMTRRFWIGLVLALPAVVLEMGGHLVGGHGWVDQALSNWIQFAFATPVVLWAGWPFFVRGWQSLVTRNLNMFTLIAMGTGVAYIYSVIGTVAPGIFPDTFRSHGGAVAVYFEAAAVITVLVLLGQVLELRAREATSGAIKALLQLAPKTARRIGDDGTDHEVEIDALAAGDRLRVRPGEKVPVDGVILEGRSSLDESLVTGESMPVTKEVGSKVIAGTLNQSGGFVMRAEKVGRDTLLSQIVKMVADAQRSRAPIQRLADQVSGWFVPIVIVVALVAFGAWAFFGPEPRMAFGLVAAVSVLIIACPCALGLATPMSIMVGVGRGAQAGVLIKNAEALERMEKVNTLVVDKTGTLTEGKPKVVAIVPGAGFDETEILRLAATVERASEHPLADAIVRAASERKLDLGKVEAFDSPTGKGATGKVDGKTIVLGNANFLKALGIDAQALNDQGERLRGEGATVINMAVDGRLAGLFAIADPVKASTPEALKALAADGIKVIMLTGDNRTTANAVAKNLGISDVEAEVLPDQKSAVVAKLQKAGKIVAMAGDGVNDAPALAAAEVGIAMGTGTDVAMESAGITLLKGDLIGIVRARRLSQATMSNIRQNLFFAFIYNAGGIPIAAGILYPTFGLLLSPIIAAAAMALSSVSVVGNALRLRLTRL from the coding sequence ATGAATAAGAATGAAAACGCCGGGCGGAACGGCGCGTCGAACAGCGGCTGCTGCGGTGGCCACCGCCATGCTGGCCATGATCACGGTCACCACGCCCACACCACGGTAACCGTGCGCGATCCCGTCTGCGGCATGACGGTCGATCCCGCGACCAGCAAGCATCGTTTCGATTACAAGGGCGAGATCTTCCATTTCTGCTCGGCCGGCTGCCGTACCAAGTTTGCCGCCGATCCCCTCGCCTATCTGGAAAAGGACAAGCGGCCGAAGCCTGCGGTGCCGGAAGGCACGATCTACACCTGCCCGATGCATCCGGAGATCCGCCAGGTCGGGCCCGGAAGCTGCCCGATCTGCGGCATGGCGCTGGAGCCCGAGGTCGCGAGCCTTGATGCGCCGCCCAATCCTGAACTTGCCGACATGACGCGCCGGTTCTGGATCGGCCTCGTGCTGGCGCTGCCCGCGGTTGTGCTCGAAATGGGCGGCCATCTCGTCGGCGGCCATGGTTGGGTCGATCAGGCCCTGTCGAACTGGATTCAATTTGCATTTGCCACGCCCGTCGTGCTCTGGGCCGGCTGGCCGTTCTTTGTGCGCGGCTGGCAGTCGCTGGTGACGCGCAATCTCAACATGTTCACGCTGATCGCGATGGGCACCGGCGTCGCCTACATCTACAGCGTCATCGGCACGGTTGCGCCCGGCATTTTCCCGGACACTTTCCGCAGCCATGGCGGTGCGGTAGCGGTCTATTTCGAAGCCGCTGCCGTGATCACCGTGCTGGTGCTGCTGGGACAGGTGCTGGAGCTGCGCGCGCGCGAGGCGACCTCAGGTGCGATCAAGGCGCTGCTGCAGCTCGCACCGAAGACGGCGCGCCGGATCGGCGACGACGGCACCGATCATGAGGTCGAAATCGACGCGCTTGCCGCCGGCGACCGATTGCGCGTGCGGCCGGGCGAGAAGGTGCCGGTCGACGGCGTCATCCTCGAGGGCCGGTCCTCGCTCGATGAATCGCTGGTCACGGGCGAATCGATGCCTGTTACCAAGGAGGTCGGCAGCAAGGTCATCGCGGGCACGCTGAACCAATCCGGCGGCTTCGTGATGCGCGCCGAAAAGGTCGGGCGCGACACGCTGCTTTCCCAGATCGTCAAGATGGTGGCGGACGCGCAGCGCTCCCGCGCGCCGATCCAGCGGCTGGCCGATCAGGTGTCCGGCTGGTTCGTGCCGATCGTTATCGTCGTGGCGCTGGTCGCGTTCGGCGCCTGGGCCTTTTTCGGACCCGAACCGCGGATGGCATTCGGCCTCGTCGCCGCCGTCAGCGTGCTCATCATCGCCTGCCCCTGCGCGCTCGGCCTTGCCACGCCGATGTCGATCATGGTCGGCGTCGGGCGCGGCGCGCAGGCCGGCGTGCTGATCAAGAACGCCGAAGCGCTCGAGCGCATGGAGAAGGTCAATACGCTGGTCGTCGACAAGACGGGAACGCTGACCGAGGGCAAGCCGAAGGTGGTGGCCATCGTGCCCGGCGCCGGCTTCGATGAAACCGAGATTCTGCGGCTGGCGGCGACCGTTGAACGCGCCAGCGAGCATCCGCTGGCCGACGCCATCGTGCGCGCGGCCAGCGAACGCAAGCTTGATCTCGGCAAGGTCGAGGCATTCGACTCGCCGACCGGCAAGGGCGCCACTGGCAAGGTGGACGGCAAGACCATCGTGCTTGGCAATGCGAACTTCCTGAAAGCGCTCGGCATCGACGCGCAGGCGCTGAACGACCAGGGCGAACGTTTGCGCGGCGAGGGCGCGACCGTGATCAACATGGCCGTCGATGGCAGGCTGGCCGGCCTGTTCGCGATCGCCGACCCGGTCAAGGCGTCGACGCCGGAGGCGCTGAAGGCGTTGGCGGCGGACGGCATCAAGGTCATCATGCTGACCGGCGACAACCGGACCACGGCGAATGCCGTCGCGAAAAACCTCGGCATATCGGATGTCGAAGCGGAGGTGTTGCCGGATCAGAAGAGCGCGGTGGTGGCAAAGCTGCAAAAGGCCGGAAAAATCGTCGCGATGGCCGGCGACGGCGTCAACGATGCGCCGGCGCTCGCCGCGGCTGAGGTCGGCATCGCCATGGGCACTGGCACTGATGTGGCGATGGAAAGCGCCGGGATCACGCTGCTGAAGGGCGACCTTATCGGCATCGTCCGCGCCCGCCGCCTATCGCAAGCGACGATGAGCAACATAAGGCAGAACCTGTTCTTCGCCTTCATCTACAATGCCGGCGGCATTCCGATTGCGGCCGGCATTCTCTACCCGACGTTCGGCCTGCTGCTGTCGCCGATCATCGCCGCGGCGGCGATGGCGCTGTCATCGGTCAGCGTCGTCGGCAACGCGTTGCGGCTGCGGCTGACGCGGCTGTAG
- a CDS encoding hydroxymethylglutaryl-CoA lyase, translating into MTRVQEIYPDGKIVLREVGLRDGLQLVKTFPSTEAKQRWIRDEYVAGVRHFEVGSFLPAKTFPQFVDVREIIATVASLPGACGIALTLNERGANEALASGVAEVATVVSATEEHSQANANRSRDAAIANVRRLCELRDASAHKPVVNAAISMALGCSIVGAVDPKEVLRLTEKLFEAGVDMVAIADTVGYAGPKQVGELVAGAVKIAGNKPICIHLHDTRGMGIANASAALDAGARVLDGSLGGLGGCPFAPGATGNVVFEDLVFLCESKGFATGIDIEKLISVREILKSEMPGEALYGGLARAGLPRGRAEAA; encoded by the coding sequence ATGACCCGTGTCCAGGAAATCTATCCCGACGGCAAGATCGTGCTGCGCGAGGTCGGGCTGCGCGACGGCCTGCAACTCGTGAAGACGTTTCCGTCGACGGAAGCCAAGCAGCGCTGGATTCGGGACGAATACGTCGCCGGCGTGCGGCACTTCGAGGTCGGCTCGTTCCTGCCGGCAAAGACCTTTCCGCAATTCGTCGACGTCCGCGAGATCATTGCGACGGTGGCATCCTTGCCCGGCGCCTGTGGCATTGCGCTGACGCTGAACGAGCGCGGTGCCAACGAGGCGCTGGCCTCCGGCGTCGCCGAAGTGGCGACGGTGGTTTCGGCGACTGAGGAGCACAGCCAGGCCAACGCCAACCGCTCGCGCGACGCCGCCATCGCAAATGTCCGGCGACTCTGCGAGTTGCGCGATGCCAGCGCGCACAAGCCGGTGGTAAACGCCGCGATCTCGATGGCGCTGGGCTGTTCGATCGTGGGTGCGGTGGACCCGAAAGAAGTGCTGCGATTGACAGAAAAGCTGTTCGAGGCCGGCGTCGACATGGTCGCAATCGCCGATACGGTCGGCTATGCCGGGCCGAAGCAGGTCGGCGAACTCGTCGCCGGCGCGGTGAAGATTGCGGGCAACAAGCCGATCTGCATTCACCTGCACGACACGCGCGGCATGGGCATTGCCAATGCTTCCGCCGCGCTCGATGCCGGCGCGCGCGTGCTCGACGGATCGCTCGGCGGCCTCGGCGGCTGCCCGTTCGCGCCGGGCGCGACCGGCAATGTCGTGTTCGAGGATCTGGTGTTCCTGTGCGAGAGCAAGGGATTTGCCACCGGTATCGATATCGAGAAACTGATTTCGGTGCGCGAGATCCTGAAATCGGAAATGCCCGGCGAGGCGCTGTATGGCGGCCTCGCGCGGGCAGGCTTGCCGCGGGGGCGAGCGGAAGCGGCGTGA
- a CDS encoding DUF1330 domain-containing protein, with translation MAKGYWIGRVDVNNDEGYKPYAAANLAIFKKFGGRYVVRGGKFTAVEGQSRSRNVVIEFDSYEQALACYNSPEYQANIKVRQPHSIAELIVIEGYDGPQP, from the coding sequence ATGGCCAAGGGATACTGGATCGGTCGCGTCGACGTGAACAATGACGAAGGTTACAAGCCCTATGCGGCGGCCAATCTCGCGATCTTCAAGAAATTCGGCGGGCGGTATGTCGTGCGCGGCGGCAAGTTCACCGCCGTCGAGGGCCAAAGCCGCTCGCGCAACGTCGTGATCGAGTTTGACAGCTACGAGCAGGCGCTGGCCTGCTACAACTCACCGGAATACCAGGCCAACATCAAGGTGCGGCAGCCGCACTCGATCGCCGAGCTGATTGTCATCGAGGGCTATGACGGCCCGCAACCGTAA
- the nth gene encoding endonuclease III, translated as MAKIIRSIGARKAGVPSVPKKVARKAAKKAARTPPKRAAKKSAKPKPWSAAEIHEAFSRFRKANPEPKGELEHLNPYTLLVAVVLSAQATDAGVNKATRALFAVADTPQKMLALGEEKVREYIRTIGLYRNKSKNVIALSQKLIDEFGGEVPRTRAEIETLPGAGRKTANVVLNMAYGEHTMAVDTHVFRVGNRTGLAPGNTPLEVELGLEKVIPPEFMLHAHHWLILHGRYTCLARKPRCEVCLINDLCRWPEKTV; from the coding sequence ATGGCCAAAATCATCCGCTCTATCGGTGCCAGGAAAGCCGGCGTTCCATCCGTGCCGAAGAAAGTAGCAAGGAAAGCTGCCAAGAAGGCTGCCAGGACGCCGCCGAAGCGCGCGGCGAAGAAATCGGCCAAGCCAAAACCGTGGAGCGCGGCCGAGATCCACGAGGCATTTAGCCGGTTTCGCAAGGCCAATCCGGAGCCGAAGGGCGAGCTCGAGCATCTCAATCCCTATACACTGCTGGTTGCGGTCGTGCTGTCGGCGCAGGCGACCGACGCCGGCGTCAACAAAGCAACCCGCGCGCTGTTTGCGGTCGCCGACACGCCGCAAAAGATGCTCGCGCTCGGCGAAGAGAAGGTGCGCGAGTACATCAGGACCATCGGGCTCTATCGCAACAAATCCAAGAACGTCATCGCGCTATCGCAGAAACTGATCGACGAGTTCGGCGGCGAGGTGCCACGCACCCGCGCCGAAATCGAGACGCTGCCCGGCGCCGGGCGCAAGACCGCGAATGTCGTGCTCAACATGGCCTACGGCGAGCACACGATGGCGGTGGACACCCACGTCTTCCGCGTCGGCAACCGTACGGGATTGGCTCCGGGCAATACGCCGCTCGAGGTCGAGCTCGGGCTGGAAAAAGTGATCCCGCCGGAATTCATGCTGCATGCCCACCATTGGCTGATCCTGCACGGCCGTTACACCTGCCTGGCGCGCAAGCCGCGTTGCGAGGTGTGTTTGATCAACGATCTCTGCCGCTGGCCGGAGAAGACGGTGTGA
- a CDS encoding bifunctional helix-turn-helix domain-containing protein/methylated-DNA--[protein]-cysteine S-methyltransferase: MMTLAIHDQSLAKPGSQNAALRDYDSVRRAIAFISEHWRAQPTIEAMADAAAVTPDELHHLFRRWAGLTPKAFMQALTLDHAKGLLRDSASVLDAALDSGLSGPGRLHDLFVTHEAMSPGEWKNGGAGMTLRYGFHACPFGTAIVIGSDRGLAGLAFADPGEELASFADMKRRWPNATYVEDHDGTAGLAQRIFDTRLWRPDQPLRVVLIGTDFEVRVWETLLKIPMGRAVCYSDIANKIQNPKASRAVGAAVGRNPVSFVVPCHRALGKGGTLTGYHWGITRKQAMLGWEAGQVGLH; encoded by the coding sequence ATGATGACACTTGCGATACATGACCAGAGCCTCGCCAAGCCCGGCTCCCAGAACGCTGCCCTGCGCGACTACGACTCGGTGCGCCGCGCCATCGCGTTCATTTCCGAGCATTGGCGCGCACAGCCGACTATCGAGGCGATGGCGGACGCCGCCGCGGTGACGCCGGATGAGCTGCACCATTTATTCCGCCGCTGGGCCGGGCTGACGCCAAAAGCCTTCATGCAGGCGCTGACGCTCGATCACGCCAAGGGTCTCTTGCGCGATTCCGCCAGTGTGCTCGATGCCGCGCTCGACTCCGGCCTGTCGGGCCCGGGCCGGCTGCATGATCTGTTTGTCACCCATGAAGCGATGTCGCCGGGCGAATGGAAGAACGGCGGCGCCGGCATGACGCTGCGCTACGGCTTTCACGCCTGCCCGTTCGGCACGGCGATCGTGATCGGCAGCGACCGCGGATTGGCGGGGCTCGCTTTTGCCGATCCCGGCGAGGAACTGGCGTCGTTTGCCGACATGAAACGGCGCTGGCCGAACGCCACCTATGTCGAGGACCACGATGGCACGGCCGGCCTCGCGCAGCGCATCTTCGACACCAGGCTGTGGCGGCCGGACCAGCCGCTCCGCGTGGTGCTGATCGGCACCGATTTCGAGGTGCGGGTGTGGGAGACGCTGCTGAAGATCCCGATGGGCCGCGCCGTCTGCTATTCCGATATTGCCAACAAGATCCAGAACCCGAAGGCCTCGCGCGCGGTCGGCGCCGCTGTCGGACGCAACCCGGTGTCGTTCGTGGTGCCCTGCCATCGCGCACTCGGCAAAGGCGGCACGCTGACTGGCTATCACTGGGGCATCACCCGCAAGCAGGCGATGCTCGGCTGGGAAGCCGGGCAGGTGGGATTGCATTGA
- a CDS encoding 2,3-bisphosphoglycerate-dependent phosphoglycerate mutase has protein sequence MSERLLVLVRHGQSEWNLKNLFTGWKDPDLTEMGIAEAKEAGRKLKAQGLTFDVAFTSDLTRAQHTLKLMLAEIGQTGLPTTKNLALNERDYGDLSGLNKDDARKKWGEDQVLIWRRSYDVPPPGGESLKDTLARALPYYVKEILPGVLRGQRTLVAAHGNSLRALIMVLEKLTPEQILKRELATGVPVIYRLNADSTVAEKLDLAA, from the coding sequence ATGAGCGAACGTCTTCTTGTGCTCGTGCGTCACGGGCAGAGCGAATGGAATTTGAAGAACCTGTTCACGGGCTGGAAGGACCCTGACCTCACCGAGATGGGCATCGCCGAAGCCAAAGAGGCCGGCCGCAAGCTGAAGGCACAGGGGCTGACGTTCGATGTCGCCTTCACCTCCGACCTGACGCGCGCCCAGCATACGCTCAAGCTGATGCTCGCGGAGATCGGCCAGACCGGCCTGCCGACGACGAAGAACCTGGCGCTCAACGAACGCGACTATGGCGATCTGTCCGGGCTCAACAAGGATGATGCCCGCAAGAAGTGGGGCGAGGACCAGGTGCTGATCTGGCGCCGCTCCTACGACGTGCCGCCGCCCGGCGGCGAGAGCCTGAAGGACACGCTGGCGCGCGCGCTGCCGTATTATGTGAAGGAGATCCTGCCCGGCGTGCTGCGCGGCCAGCGCACGCTGGTCGCCGCCCACGGCAATTCGCTGCGCGCGCTGATCATGGTGCTGGAGAAGCTGACGCCCGAGCAGATTTTGAAGCGCGAACTGGCCACCGGCGTTCCGGTGATCTACCGGCTCAATGCGGATTCGACGGTGGCGGAGAAGCTCGATCTCGCGGCGTAG
- the pyrF gene encoding orotidine-5'-phosphate decarboxylase produces the protein MQPADIAAKDRLIVALDLPAVADAEAMITRLGDSVSFYKIGYQLAYAGGLPLAQQLAKSGKKVFIDLKLHDIGNTVARGVESVAKLGATFLTVHAYPQTMKAAVEARAGSGLKILAVTVLTSYDDGDLHAAGYRLNVSDLVEARAQQAQVLGVDGLVSSPEEAASLRKIVGHQMNLVTPGIRPAGSATGDQKRIMTPARAIAAGADYLVVGRPITEAADPKAAADAIQAEIKQALG, from the coding sequence ATGCAGCCAGCCGATATCGCAGCGAAGGATCGCCTGATCGTCGCGCTCGACCTGCCCGCTGTTGCGGACGCGGAAGCAATGATCACGCGGCTCGGCGACAGCGTCAGCTTCTACAAGATCGGCTATCAGCTCGCCTATGCCGGCGGACTGCCGCTGGCGCAGCAACTGGCGAAATCCGGCAAGAAGGTCTTCATCGATCTCAAGCTGCACGACATCGGCAACACGGTGGCGCGCGGCGTCGAGAGCGTGGCGAAGCTTGGTGCGACCTTCCTCACCGTGCACGCCTACCCGCAGACCATGAAGGCGGCGGTCGAGGCGCGCGCCGGCTCCGGCTTGAAGATTCTCGCCGTCACCGTGCTGACCTCCTATGACGATGGCGACCTGCATGCCGCCGGCTATCGCCTCAACGTCTCCGATCTCGTCGAGGCGCGCGCACAGCAGGCGCAGGTGCTCGGCGTCGACGGCCTCGTCAGTTCGCCCGAAGAGGCGGCTAGCTTGCGCAAGATCGTCGGCCACCAGATGAACCTGGTGACCCCCGGCATTCGCCCGGCGGGATCAGCGACCGGCGACCAGAAGCGTATCATGACGCCGGCGCGTGCCATTGCCGCCGGTGCGGATTATCTGGTGGTCGGACGTCCGATCACCGAAGCCGCCGATCCCAAGGCGGCGGCGGATGCCATCCAGGCCGAAATCAAGCAGGCCTTGGGATAG
- a CDS encoding DUF2244 domain-containing protein, which translates to MTAGNDFDPTRDQPTLFSARVTPHRSLNRTGFLVLMAFIGAVSFVAGIAFWMMGAWPVLGFFGLDVLVIYWAFRINFRSADAIEDIVVTPSELRVRRVSHRGHLIEWSFNPLWVQLEQTGDPEFGIEHLFLVSRGRRVAIGHFLGPDEKASFAKALLAALQTAKRGVTYNPIT; encoded by the coding sequence ATGACCGCAGGCAACGACTTTGATCCGACGCGCGACCAGCCGACACTTTTTTCGGCGCGGGTGACGCCGCATCGCTCGCTGAACCGCACCGGCTTTCTGGTGCTGATGGCCTTCATCGGCGCGGTCAGCTTCGTCGCCGGCATTGCCTTCTGGATGATGGGCGCCTGGCCGGTGCTCGGGTTTTTCGGCCTCGATGTGCTGGTGATCTACTGGGCGTTCCGGATCAATTTCCGCAGCGCTGACGCCATCGAGGACATCGTGGTGACGCCGTCGGAATTGCGGGTGCGGCGGGTCAGCCATCGCGGCCATCTGATCGAATGGTCGTTCAACCCGCTCTGGGTGCAGCTCGAGCAAACCGGCGATCCGGAATTCGGCATCGAGCACCTCTTCCTGGTCTCCCGCGGCCGCCGGGTCGCGATCGGCCATTTCCTCGGGCCCGACGAAAAGGCGAGTTTTGCCAAAGCCTTATTAGCGGCGTTGCAAACCGCCAAACGGGGGGTCACCTATAATCCGATCACATAG
- the dapB gene encoding 4-hydroxy-tetrahydrodipicolinate reductase, whose protein sequence is MADMRLIVAGAGGRMGRALVRVISETPGAVLTGALEAPGSELLGKDSGVLAGLPENGIKLSADLWALSANADGIVDFTVPAATIANVAIAAERGLVHIIGTTGLSMSDMAVIKSVTSRAVVVQSGNMSLGVNLLAALVKRVAQSLDESFDIEIVEMHHKAKIDAPSGTAFLLGEAAAAGRGVDLHARSARGRDGHTGARRPGDIGFASLRGGTVTGDHSVIFAGSSERITLSHHAEDRMIFAHGALKAALWAHGKKPGFYTMADVLGLADF, encoded by the coding sequence ATGGCCGATATGCGATTGATCGTTGCGGGGGCCGGCGGCCGGATGGGCCGCGCGCTGGTGCGCGTCATTTCCGAGACACCGGGCGCCGTGTTGACCGGTGCGCTGGAAGCGCCGGGATCGGAACTTCTGGGCAAGGATTCCGGCGTGCTCGCCGGCCTGCCGGAAAACGGCATCAAGCTCTCCGCCGACCTCTGGGCGCTGTCAGCCAATGCCGACGGCATTGTCGATTTTACCGTGCCGGCCGCCACCATCGCCAACGTTGCGATCGCCGCCGAGCGCGGCCTCGTGCACATCATCGGAACCACCGGCCTGTCGATGTCCGACATGGCCGTGATCAAGAGCGTCACCTCGCGCGCGGTGGTGGTGCAGTCGGGCAATATGAGCCTCGGCGTCAACCTGCTTGCGGCGCTGGTCAAGCGCGTGGCGCAATCGCTCGACGAAAGCTTCGACATCGAAATCGTCGAGATGCATCACAAGGCCAAGATCGACGCGCCCTCGGGCACCGCCTTCCTGCTCGGCGAGGCCGCCGCCGCCGGCCGTGGCGTCGACCTGCATGCCCGCTCCGCGCGCGGTCGCGACGGTCATACCGGTGCGCGGCGGCCCGGCGATATTGGCTTTGCCTCGCTGCGCGGCGGCACGGTCACCGGCGATCACAGCGTGATCTTCGCCGGTAGCTCGGAGCGCATCACGCTCTCGCACCACGCCGAGGACCGTATGATCTTTGCGCACGGCGCGCTGAAGGCGGCGCTCTGGGCGCATGGCAAGAAACCCGGCTTCTACACCATGGCCGACGTGCTCGGGCTTGCCGACTTCTAG